CTGCAACTCTTCGGCGCCACAGAGCTGTGCCTGATGGTCGTGGAGCAGCCGGAGTTGGTGGAGGCCTACGTGGAGCACGAGCACCAGCTCAACCTGCTGGCTCTGCGCAGCCTGGCCGGCCTGGGGGTGGACATGGTGCGCCGCAATGGCTTCTACGAGACGGCGGACTTCTACGGCCCGGCGATGCTGGAGCGCTTCCTGGGGGATCGCCTCCGGGCGGAGCGCGACGCGGCCCACGCGGGCGGGATGCTGATGACCTACACCGTCCACACGGGCGTCATGCCGATCCTGGACTACCTGGCCGGCCTGGGCCTCGACGCCCACTGCGGCATTGACCTGGCCTTCGATGGCGTCGTCCCCGCGCAGGTGCGCAGCAAACTGGCCCCGACCAGCAGCCTGTGGACGGGCCCCTCCAGCACCTACCACCTCTGGAACGGCCCCGAGCCCACGCGTGAGGCGGTGCGCCTCACGTTCGACGTCATGGGCAAGACGGGCCTGGTCCTGTCGCCCTGCGTGTCGGCCCACAGCATCATGCCATGGGAGAGCACACTGGCGATGGTTGACGAGTGGAAGCGGCTGCGCTAGGGCCCGCGACGGGCGCTGCCCTGGACGGTAGCGGTGCGGCCGTCGCTGGTGACGGTGACCCCGCCGTTCACGTCGGTGCGCCACACCTGCAGGCCCAGCTTGGCGAAGCGCTGCAGAGTCCTCTCCGGTGGGCTGCGGTCGTCGCCAGCGCACGAGACGATGACATCGCGCGGGCTCACCGCTTGCAGGAAGGCCTCCGTGCACGACCCACCACTGCCATGGTGCGGTGCGAGCAGCACGTCAGCGTGTAGCGCCCCCGGCTGTGGGTAGTAGTGCAGCAGCCGCTCCTCCCCCTCAGCGGCGATGTCCCCCGGGAACAGCATCACCGTCTGCTGATGGGCCAGGCGCAGCACGAGGCTCCCGTTGTTCACGGCGTCGTCGCGGAACGAGGCGGCAGCGGAGGGGCCCAGCGCTTCGAGCCACGTGTGGGCGCCCAACCGCATCCGACTGCCCGGCACGAATGTCTCTGTGGTGATGCCCTCCGCGCGGGCGCTCTGGAGCATCTGTAGCCACCCCGCTTCGGCCCCGGCTGACGGGCCCAGCAGGAGCCGCCGCGTGGGGACGGACTCCATGAGGGGCGCCGCCAGGTTGCAGTGATCCTCGTGGGCATGGCTGATGACGATGGCCTCAAGGGCGCGCACATGGCGCAACGCCAGGAAGGGGAGGACGCGCCGGCGCAGGATCTCTTCGGCCTGGCCGGGGATCGGGTCGGCCCCCGCGTCAATGAGGACCTTCCCCGCCGGGGCTTCCACCAGTACGCACTGCCCCGCGCCGACATCCAGCACGTGCACCCGCAGCCGGTCGGCGGGCAGCTGCACGGCCACCGCCCACAGCAGCGCCACGCCCAGCACAGCCACCCCCGCTGCGACCGCCCAGCGCGCATCAACCGCCAGCACACGCTGTCGCAGCGGCGCAGACCGCAGGATCAGGAACAGGGCTGCCGCCAAGGCGTACCAGAGCACGAACCACGGCCACCACAGGTGGATCGGCCCGAGCACGGCCAGTGGCAGCGAGGCGAAGAAGGTGTTGCTCCACAGCATGACATCCAGCAGCGTCCGCGCGACGGCGCACAGCGGCACGGCCAGGGGCAGCCACACCAGCCCCGCGCCGATCGCCACCAGCCCCAGGTAGAGCAACAGGGCCGCCAGCGGGACCGCCACCAGATTGGCCAGCAGGCCGCCGAGGACGAGGGAGTTGTAGTGCTGGATGATGACCGGAGTGGTCAGCAGCCAGGCGCCCACGCTGCCCAGCCCGGCCGCCAGGAGCACCGATCGCAGGCCGCTGCGCTGCGCCCCCAGGCCGGGCGGCCAGGCGAGGTATACCCCGATGGTGCCGCCATAAGTCAACTGGGCGCCCACATCATAGACCGTGCCGGTGTCCAGCAGGCTTAGCAGCAGGGCCGAGGCGGCAAGGGCAGTCGGGAGGTCGTAGCGGCGCCCCCACGCGAACGTACCGAGCAGAACGACGGCCATGGCCACAGCGCGGTTGATCGAGGCGCCCAGCCCCGCCAGCAGGGCGAACACCAGCAGCCCTGCCGTCACGACCACCAGCCCCCACAGCGGCAGCACGCGCCGGGTCCCACGCACCAGGAAGATCAGGGAGAAGGCGATGATCGTGACCTGCGACCCCGAGGCCACGAGCAGGTGGATGGTGCCACTGCCCCTGAAGAGGGCCTCGATGCCATCCGGCACCGGTGCGGCGTGCATCCCGTAGACCATGCTCGCCAGCAGCGAGGCGTAGGTCTCGGGCGTGGCCCCGGGCGTGGCCCGAGTCAGCACGTCCAGCAGGCGCTCCCGCCAGCGCTCCAGCCGCTCCTCGAGGCCGGCTCGCCAGGGCTGGCCGGCCCGCACCTCGGCGATGGTCTCGGCCCGACCCTCGATGTGTATGCCCCGACGCGCCATGTCTTCCCGCTTGACGCCATGGCCCCGCGGACCGGGGCATGTCAACGTGACGTCCTCCAGCGCCAGCACATCGCCACCATGCACGAGGGGCTCGGCTGGCAGGGAGCAGTGCGCCCGGCCGCGCACGAGGGGCTTCAGGTCCAGCACGACGCTCTGCCCCCACGGCGCCCGTCGCTCGACGCTGCAGACGTGGGCTTCCAGTTCCGGCAGCTTCAGTTGCGTGGGCAGGGCCCGCACGTCTGGGTTCGGGGTGATCCGCCAGGCGTGCAGCGCGCCGCCGAGGAGGAAGACACACAGCAGGAGAAGCCGCGAGGCGACGCGGGGAGCGCGGCCGAGGGCGCAGGCCGTGAGCAGCACTGCCGCGACACAGGTCAGTGTGACGGGGAGCGGCGGGGGGCGGAAGCCATCGGCCCAGACGATGCCCAGGAGCAGGGCGACGGTCAGCCACACCAGGGGGCGCTGCAGGAGCGGCTGCGCCTCGGCTCGCAGCAGGGGCCACCAGCCCGGCGCGTCGGGGGGGCGGGTCATGGCACCACGTAGGGCCGGAGGGTCTCGACGCGCTCCTCGCCGAAGCCGGGCACATTCTGCAGATCGTCCACGCTGCGGAAGGGGCCATGCTGGGTGCGGTACTGGATGATGGCGGCGGCGAGCTGGCCCCCGACGCCGGGCAGCCCGTCCAACTCCTCCCGGCTGCCGCTCGTGAGGCTGACGGGCTTGAGGCGGGTCAGATCGAGCGCGGGACCGGGGCGACGCGTCGGCGACGCGGCAGGGGTGGTCGTAGCGGCGGGCACGGTAGCGGGCGGGGCGGTGGTGGTCCGGGGCGCCGCCACGGCGGCGCGGGGCGCAGCCTCGGTGGCTGGCTGCGGCTGGGCGGCGAAGGCGACCTTGACCTGATCCCCGTCCTGCACGTAGCCCGCCAGGTTCACCGAGGCGGGGTCGGCCTCGGGGCTCAGCCCGCCTGCCAGTGCCACGGCTTCGGACACCCGCGAGTGCTCCGGCAACCAGTACAGTCCGGGCTGTCGCACGGCTCCGACGACATGTACGGCCACGAGTGGCGGGGCGCTCTGCGGCTGAGGGGCGACGACTTCGACGGTCGCCTGTGCGCGGCCGCGGCCGGCATGGTTCAGCGACAGCACCAGGAGGGCCAGCAGGATGGCCGCCAGGCCGATCAGGATGAGGCCTTTCTGGCCCCGCGATAGCTCCGTCAGTTGAACTCGCCTCCCCGTGTGGCGGTTCAGTACCCCCACAAGGACGAGAACCCCTACGCGCTTCGGTAGAGCTGCGCTACGCGTGTCGCGGGGTCTGTTCTCCACCGATCCGCCATGCACCTGCTCCAGTTCCACCCGTAGTGCGAGCACCATCGGTAGTGCGGGCTTCCAGCCCGCTCCTCAATCCGGAGGGAAGGAGGGGAAACGCCCGTGAGACGGG
This region of bacterium genomic DNA includes:
- a CDS encoding uroporphyrinogen decarboxylase family protein produces the protein MTSRERLLAATRRQPVDYVPCCMPFNPLSAAQRRGRSWNFPWAPETTTVEQLAYQVGELGLDQVVHLGCTVSQAAPGVESEVRLDGDVLHKTFHTPAGDLHAAVRINEMWPHGQDIPFHSDFNIGHFVEPWLQTEGDLAALMQVRQPLPAEEARASAIRAVEGARALAGQWDLATVASVGTGLTGALQLFGATELCLMVVEQPELVEAYVEHEHQLNLLALRSLAGLGVDMVRRNGFYETADFYGPAMLERFLGDRLRAERDAAHAGGMLMTYTVHTGVMPILDYLAGLGLDAHCGIDLAFDGVVPAQVRSKLAPTSSLWTGPSSTYHLWNGPEPTREAVRLTFDVMGKTGLVLSPCVSAHSIMPWESTLAMVDEWKRLR
- a CDS encoding ComEC/Rec2 family competence protein — encoded protein: MTRPPDAPGWWPLLRAEAQPLLQRPLVWLTVALLLGIVWADGFRPPPLPVTLTCVAAVLLTACALGRAPRVASRLLLLCVFLLGGALHAWRITPNPDVRALPTQLKLPELEAHVCSVERRAPWGQSVVLDLKPLVRGRAHCSLPAEPLVHGGDVLALEDVTLTCPGPRGHGVKREDMARRGIHIEGRAETIAEVRAGQPWRAGLEERLERWRERLLDVLTRATPGATPETYASLLASMVYGMHAAPVPDGIEALFRGSGTIHLLVASGSQVTIIAFSLIFLVRGTRRVLPLWGLVVVTAGLLVFALLAGLGASINRAVAMAVVLLGTFAWGRRYDLPTALAASALLLSLLDTGTVYDVGAQLTYGGTIGVYLAWPPGLGAQRSGLRSVLLAAGLGSVGAWLLTTPVIIQHYNSLVLGGLLANLVAVPLAALLLYLGLVAIGAGLVWLPLAVPLCAVARTLLDVMLWSNTFFASLPLAVLGPIHLWWPWFVLWYALAAALFLILRSAPLRQRVLAVDARWAVAAGVAVLGVALLWAVAVQLPADRLRVHVLDVGAGQCVLVEAPAGKVLIDAGADPIPGQAEEILRRRVLPFLALRHVRALEAIVISHAHEDHCNLAAPLMESVPTRRLLLGPSAGAEAGWLQMLQSARAEGITTETFVPGSRMRLGAHTWLEALGPSAAASFRDDAVNNGSLVLRLAHQQTVMLFPGDIAAEGEERLLHYYPQPGALHADVLLAPHHGSGGSCTEAFLQAVSPRDVIVSCAGDDRSPPERTLQRFAKLGLQVWRTDVNGGVTVTSDGRTATVQGSARRGP
- a CDS encoding ComEA family DNA-binding protein, coding for MVLALRVELEQVHGGSVENRPRDTRSAALPKRVGVLVLVGVLNRHTGRRVQLTELSRGQKGLILIGLAAILLALLVLSLNHAGRGRAQATVEVVAPQPQSAPPLVAVHVVGAVRQPGLYWLPEHSRVSEAVALAGGLSPEADPASVNLAGYVQDGDQVKVAFAAQPQPATEAAPRAAVAAPRTTTAPPATVPAATTTPAASPTRRPGPALDLTRLKPVSLTSGSREELDGLPGVGGQLAAAIIQYRTQHGPFRSVDDLQNVPGFGEERVETLRPYVVP